A single genomic interval of Homo sapiens chromosome 15, GRCh38.p14 Primary Assembly harbors:
- the IVD gene encoding isovaleryl-CoA dehydrogenase, mitochondrial isoform 3 (isoform 3 is encoded by transcript variant 3), with protein MVFWWRIGQATYRLWHKGPQSVCSSLTPEQAELRQTMAKFLQEHLAPKAQEIDRSNEFKNLREFWKQLGNLGVLGITAPVQYGGSGLGYLEHVLVMEEISRASGAVGLSYGAHSNLCINQLVRNGNEAQKEKYLPKLISGEYIGALAMSEPNAGSDVVSMKLKAEKKGNHYILNGNKFWITNGPDADVLIVYAKTDLAAVPASRGITAFIVEKGMPGFSTSKKLDKLGMRGSNTCELIFEDCKIPAANILGHENKGVYVLMSGLDLERLVLAGGPLGLMQAVLDHTIPYLHVREAFGQKIGHFQLMQGKMADMYTRLMACRQYVYNVAKACDEGHCTAKDCAGVILYSAECATQVALDGIQCFGGNGYINDFPMGRFLRDAKLYEIGAGTSEVRRLVIGRAFNADFH; from the exons ATGGTGTTTTGGTGGAGGATTGGCCAGGCTACCTACCGCTTGTGGCACAAGGGCCCTCAATCTGTATGTAGTTCACTTACACCTGAACAGGCTGAG CTTCGTCAGACCATGGCTAAGTTCCTTCAGGAGCACCTGGCCCCCAAGGCCCAGGAGATCGATCGCAGCAATGAGTTCAAGAACCTGCGA GAATTTTGGAAGCAGCTGGGGAACCTGGGCGTATTGGGCATCACAGCCCCTG TTCAGTATGGCGGCTCCGGCCTGGGCTACCTGGAGCATGTGCTGGTGATGGAGGAGATATCCCGAGCTTCCGGAGCAGTGGGGCTCAGTTACGGTGCCCACTCCAACCTCTGCATCAACCAGCTTGTACGCAATGGGAATGAGGCCCAGAAAGAGAAGTATCTCCCGAAG CTGATCAGTGGTGAGTACATCGGAGCCCTGGCCATGAGTGAGCCCAATGCAGGCTCTGATGTTGTCTCTATGAAGCTCAAAGCGGAAAAGAAAG GAAATCACTACATCCTGAATGGCAACAAGTTCTGGATCACTAATGGCCCTGATGCTGACGTCCTGATTGTCTATGCCAAGACAGATCTGGCTGCTGTGCCAGCTTCTCGGGGCATCACAGCCTTCATTGTGGAGAAG GGTATGCCTGGCTTTAGCACCTCTAAGAAGCTGGACAAGCTGGGGATGAGGGGCTCTAACACCTGTGAGCTAATCTTTGAAGACTGCAAGATTCCTG CTGCCAACATCCTGGGCCATGAGAATAAGGGTGTCTACGTGCTGATGAGTGGGCTGGACCTGGAGCGGCTGGTGCTGGCCGGGGGGCCTCTTGG GCTCATGCAAGCGGTCCTGGACCACACCATTCCCTACCTGCACGTGAGGGAAGCCTTTGGCCAGAAGATCGGCCACTTCCAG TTGATGCAGGGGAAGATGGCTGACATGTACACCCGCCTCATGGCGTGTCGGCAGTATGTCTACAATGTCGCCAAGGCCTGCGATGAGGGCCATTGCACTGCTAAG GACTGTGCAGGTGTGATTCTTTACTCAGCTGAGTGTGCCACACAGGTAGCCCTGGACGGCATTCAGTGTTTTG GTGGCAATGGCTACATCAATGACTTTCCCATGGGCCGCTTTCTTCGAGATGCCAAGCTGTATGAGATAGGGGCTGGGACCAGCGAGGTGAGGCGGCTGGTCATCGGCAGAGCCTTCAATGCAGACTTTCACTAG
- the IVD gene encoding isovaleryl-CoA dehydrogenase, mitochondrial isoform X10, whose amino-acid sequence MVFWWRIGQATYRLWHKGPQSVCSSLTPEQAELRQTMAKFLQEHLAPKAQEIDRSNEFKNLREFWKQLGNLGVLGITAPVQYGGSGLGYLEHVLVMEEISRASGAVGLSYGAHSNLCINQLVRNGNEAQKEKYLPKLISGEYIGALAMSEPNAGSDVVSMKLKAEKKGNHYILNGNKFWITNGPDADVLIVYAKTDLAAVPASRGITAFIVEKGMPGFSTSKKLDKLGMRGSNTCELIFEDCKIPAANILGHENKGVYVLMSGLDLERLVLAGGPLGLMQAVLDHTIPYLHVREAFGQKIGHFQLMQGKMADMYTRLMACRQYVYNVAKACDEGHCTAKDCAGVILYSAECATQVALDGIQCFVSRGISS is encoded by the exons ATGGTGTTTTGGTGGAGGATTGGCCAGGCTACCTACCGCTTGTGGCACAAGGGCCCTCAATCTGTATGTAGTTCACTTACACCTGAACAGGCTGAG CTTCGTCAGACCATGGCTAAGTTCCTTCAGGAGCACCTGGCCCCCAAGGCCCAGGAGATCGATCGCAGCAATGAGTTCAAGAACCTGCGA GAATTTTGGAAGCAGCTGGGGAACCTGGGCGTATTGGGCATCACAGCCCCTG TTCAGTATGGCGGCTCCGGCCTGGGCTACCTGGAGCATGTGCTGGTGATGGAGGAGATATCCCGAGCTTCCGGAGCAGTGGGGCTCAGTTACGGTGCCCACTCCAACCTCTGCATCAACCAGCTTGTACGCAATGGGAATGAGGCCCAGAAAGAGAAGTATCTCCCGAAG CTGATCAGTGGTGAGTACATCGGAGCCCTGGCCATGAGTGAGCCCAATGCAGGCTCTGATGTTGTCTCTATGAAGCTCAAAGCGGAAAAGAAAG GAAATCACTACATCCTGAATGGCAACAAGTTCTGGATCACTAATGGCCCTGATGCTGACGTCCTGATTGTCTATGCCAAGACAGATCTGGCTGCTGTGCCAGCTTCTCGGGGCATCACAGCCTTCATTGTGGAGAAG GGTATGCCTGGCTTTAGCACCTCTAAGAAGCTGGACAAGCTGGGGATGAGGGGCTCTAACACCTGTGAGCTAATCTTTGAAGACTGCAAGATTCCTG CTGCCAACATCCTGGGCCATGAGAATAAGGGTGTCTACGTGCTGATGAGTGGGCTGGACCTGGAGCGGCTGGTGCTGGCCGGGGGGCCTCTTGG GCTCATGCAAGCGGTCCTGGACCACACCATTCCCTACCTGCACGTGAGGGAAGCCTTTGGCCAGAAGATCGGCCACTTCCAG TTGATGCAGGGGAAGATGGCTGACATGTACACCCGCCTCATGGCGTGTCGGCAGTATGTCTACAATGTCGCCAAGGCCTGCGATGAGGGCCATTGCACTGCTAAG GACTGTGCAGGTGTGATTCTTTACTCAGCTGAGTGTGCCACACAGGTAGCCCTGGACGGCATTCAGTGTTTTG TTTCTAGAGGTATCAGCTCCTAG
- the IVD gene encoding isovaleryl-CoA dehydrogenase, mitochondrial isoform X2 — protein sequence MVFWWRIGQATYRLWHKGPQSVCSSLTPEQAELRQTMAKFLQEHLAPKAQEIDRSNEFKNLRVSWEVRAVGGSQGVGLSCTAAWKSSHSFLEFWKQLGNLGVLGITAPVQYGGSGLGYLEHVLVMEEISRASGAVGLSYGAHSNLCINQLVRNGNEAQKEKYLPKLISGEYIGALAMSEPNAGSDVVSMKLKAEKKGNHYILNGNKFWITNGPDADVLIVYAKTDLAAVPASRGITAFIVEKGMPGFSTSKKLDKLGMRGSNTCELIFEDCKIPAANILGHENKGVYVLMSGLDLERLVLAGGPLGLMQAVLDHTIPYLHVREAFGQKIGHFQLMQGKMADMYTRLMACRQYVYNVAKACDEGHCTAKDCAGVILYSAECATQVALDGIQCFGQTFSAQHPPGREGETRGQTSLEQVSTARELRCKILLPELTPRVLLPQLASWISDQKLPFLKILLCSPTSLGQSSLAGFTKLRWPYPLLQPHLLPHPYTTALHLC from the exons ATGGTGTTTTGGTGGAGGATTGGCCAGGCTACCTACCGCTTGTGGCACAAGGGCCCTCAATCTGTATGTAGTTCACTTACACCTGAACAGGCTGAG CTTCGTCAGACCATGGCTAAGTTCCTTCAGGAGCACCTGGCCCCCAAGGCCCAGGAGATCGATCGCAGCAATGAGTTCAAGAACCTGCGAGTGAGTTGGGAGGTCCGGGCAGTCGGGGGCAGTCAGGGAGTGGGGCTGAGCTGCACTGCTGCCTGGAAGAGCTCACACAGTTTTCTG GAATTTTGGAAGCAGCTGGGGAACCTGGGCGTATTGGGCATCACAGCCCCTG TTCAGTATGGCGGCTCCGGCCTGGGCTACCTGGAGCATGTGCTGGTGATGGAGGAGATATCCCGAGCTTCCGGAGCAGTGGGGCTCAGTTACGGTGCCCACTCCAACCTCTGCATCAACCAGCTTGTACGCAATGGGAATGAGGCCCAGAAAGAGAAGTATCTCCCGAAG CTGATCAGTGGTGAGTACATCGGAGCCCTGGCCATGAGTGAGCCCAATGCAGGCTCTGATGTTGTCTCTATGAAGCTCAAAGCGGAAAAGAAAG GAAATCACTACATCCTGAATGGCAACAAGTTCTGGATCACTAATGGCCCTGATGCTGACGTCCTGATTGTCTATGCCAAGACAGATCTGGCTGCTGTGCCAGCTTCTCGGGGCATCACAGCCTTCATTGTGGAGAAG GGTATGCCTGGCTTTAGCACCTCTAAGAAGCTGGACAAGCTGGGGATGAGGGGCTCTAACACCTGTGAGCTAATCTTTGAAGACTGCAAGATTCCTG CTGCCAACATCCTGGGCCATGAGAATAAGGGTGTCTACGTGCTGATGAGTGGGCTGGACCTGGAGCGGCTGGTGCTGGCCGGGGGGCCTCTTGG GCTCATGCAAGCGGTCCTGGACCACACCATTCCCTACCTGCACGTGAGGGAAGCCTTTGGCCAGAAGATCGGCCACTTCCAG TTGATGCAGGGGAAGATGGCTGACATGTACACCCGCCTCATGGCGTGTCGGCAGTATGTCTACAATGTCGCCAAGGCCTGCGATGAGGGCCATTGCACTGCTAAG GACTGTGCAGGTGTGATTCTTTACTCAGCTGAGTGTGCCACACAGGTAGCCCTGGACGGCATTCAGTGTTTTG GGCAGACCTTTTCCGCCCAACACCCACCTGGGAGGGAGGGCGAGACCCGAGGTCAGACGTCCCTGGAGCAGGTGAGCACTGCGAGGGAACTGAGATGcaagatcctcctgcctgaacTCACACCCCGCGTGCTGCTCCCCCAACTCGCCTCTTGGATCTCAGACCAGAAGCTTCCTTTCCTCAAAATCCTTCTATGTTCTCCAACGTCTTTGGGACAGAGCTCCTTGGCAGGGTTTACAAAGCTTAGGTGGCCCTACCcacttctccagcctcatctgCTGCCTCACCCCTATACCACAGCTCTGCACCTTTGCTGA
- the IVD gene encoding isovaleryl-CoA dehydrogenase, mitochondrial isoform X3: protein MVFWWRIGQATYRLWHKGPQSVCSSLTPEQAELRQTMAKFLQEHLAPKAQEIDRSNEFKNLREFWKQLGNLGVLGITAPVQYGGSGLGYLEHVLVMEEISRASGAVGLSYGAHSNLCINQLVRNGNEAQKEKYLPKLISGEYIGALAMSEPNAGSDVVSMKLKAEKKGNHYILNGNKFWITNGPDADVLIVYAKTDLAAVPASRGITAFIVEKGMPGFSTSKKLDKLGMRGSNTCELIFEDCKIPAANILGHENKGVYVLMSGLDLERLVLAGGPLGLMQAVLDHTIPYLHVREAFGQKIGHFQLMQGKMADMYTRLMACRQYVYNVAKACDEGHCTAKDCAGVILYSAECATQVALDGIQCFGQTFSAQHPPGREGETRGQTSLEQVSTARELRCKILLPELTPRVLLPQLASWISDQKLPFLKILLCSPTSLGQSSLAGFTKLRWPYPLLQPHLLPHPYTTALHLC, encoded by the exons ATGGTGTTTTGGTGGAGGATTGGCCAGGCTACCTACCGCTTGTGGCACAAGGGCCCTCAATCTGTATGTAGTTCACTTACACCTGAACAGGCTGAG CTTCGTCAGACCATGGCTAAGTTCCTTCAGGAGCACCTGGCCCCCAAGGCCCAGGAGATCGATCGCAGCAATGAGTTCAAGAACCTGCGA GAATTTTGGAAGCAGCTGGGGAACCTGGGCGTATTGGGCATCACAGCCCCTG TTCAGTATGGCGGCTCCGGCCTGGGCTACCTGGAGCATGTGCTGGTGATGGAGGAGATATCCCGAGCTTCCGGAGCAGTGGGGCTCAGTTACGGTGCCCACTCCAACCTCTGCATCAACCAGCTTGTACGCAATGGGAATGAGGCCCAGAAAGAGAAGTATCTCCCGAAG CTGATCAGTGGTGAGTACATCGGAGCCCTGGCCATGAGTGAGCCCAATGCAGGCTCTGATGTTGTCTCTATGAAGCTCAAAGCGGAAAAGAAAG GAAATCACTACATCCTGAATGGCAACAAGTTCTGGATCACTAATGGCCCTGATGCTGACGTCCTGATTGTCTATGCCAAGACAGATCTGGCTGCTGTGCCAGCTTCTCGGGGCATCACAGCCTTCATTGTGGAGAAG GGTATGCCTGGCTTTAGCACCTCTAAGAAGCTGGACAAGCTGGGGATGAGGGGCTCTAACACCTGTGAGCTAATCTTTGAAGACTGCAAGATTCCTG CTGCCAACATCCTGGGCCATGAGAATAAGGGTGTCTACGTGCTGATGAGTGGGCTGGACCTGGAGCGGCTGGTGCTGGCCGGGGGGCCTCTTGG GCTCATGCAAGCGGTCCTGGACCACACCATTCCCTACCTGCACGTGAGGGAAGCCTTTGGCCAGAAGATCGGCCACTTCCAG TTGATGCAGGGGAAGATGGCTGACATGTACACCCGCCTCATGGCGTGTCGGCAGTATGTCTACAATGTCGCCAAGGCCTGCGATGAGGGCCATTGCACTGCTAAG GACTGTGCAGGTGTGATTCTTTACTCAGCTGAGTGTGCCACACAGGTAGCCCTGGACGGCATTCAGTGTTTTG GGCAGACCTTTTCCGCCCAACACCCACCTGGGAGGGAGGGCGAGACCCGAGGTCAGACGTCCCTGGAGCAGGTGAGCACTGCGAGGGAACTGAGATGcaagatcctcctgcctgaacTCACACCCCGCGTGCTGCTCCCCCAACTCGCCTCTTGGATCTCAGACCAGAAGCTTCCTTTCCTCAAAATCCTTCTATGTTCTCCAACGTCTTTGGGACAGAGCTCCTTGGCAGGGTTTACAAAGCTTAGGTGGCCCTACCcacttctccagcctcatctgCTGCCTCACCCCTATACCACAGCTCTGCACCTTTGCTGA